A single window of Nocardioides kongjuensis DNA harbors:
- a CDS encoding MlaE family ABC transporter permease, translating into MPAHSAPRAALALGRPLAEVVALLGFTRRVLAAALGSVTGRRFPLAETVVQTWYAIRVCTLPALAVSVPFGIILALQVGVLAQEVGAVAFTGAGNTLAVVRQASPLITALMLSGVAGSAICADLGSRRIREEIDAMEVMGLSVVERLVVPRMFAVVAVAVLLNGVVMFFTIITTLSVSVVLQDLPPGSYLASVTTLAQVSDLWLSLAKAAIFAVICALVASYKGLRAERGPTGVGEAVTSAVVTNFVLLFAANFVISQVYSTFAGGPIG; encoded by the coding sequence ATGCCCGCCCACAGCGCCCCGCGGGCCGCCCTGGCCCTCGGCAGGCCGCTCGCGGAGGTCGTCGCGCTGCTCGGGTTCACCCGCCGGGTGCTCGCCGCCGCTCTCGGGTCGGTCACGGGTCGCCGGTTCCCGCTGGCCGAGACCGTGGTGCAGACCTGGTACGCGATCCGGGTCTGCACGCTGCCCGCCCTCGCGGTCTCGGTCCCGTTCGGCATCATCCTCGCGCTGCAGGTCGGCGTGCTCGCCCAGGAGGTCGGGGCCGTCGCGTTCACCGGCGCGGGCAACACGCTGGCCGTCGTCCGCCAGGCCTCTCCCCTGATCACGGCCCTGATGCTGTCCGGCGTCGCCGGCTCGGCGATCTGCGCGGACCTCGGCTCGCGCCGGATCCGCGAGGAGATCGACGCGATGGAGGTGATGGGCCTCTCGGTGGTAGAGCGGCTCGTCGTGCCGCGGATGTTCGCGGTCGTCGCCGTCGCGGTGCTGCTCAACGGCGTCGTCATGTTCTTCACGATCATCACCACGCTCAGCGTCAGCGTGGTGCTGCAGGACCTCCCGCCGGGCAGCTACCTCGCCTCGGTCACCACGCTGGCCCAGGTCTCCGACCTGTGGCTCTCGCTGGCCAAGGCGGCGATCTTCGCGGTGATCTGCGCCCTCGTGGCGTCGTACAAGGGACTGCGGGCCGAGCGCGGCCCGACCGGCGTCGGCGAGGCGGTCACCAGCGCGGTGGTGACCAACTTCGTGCTGCTCTTCGCGGCCAACTTCGTGATCTCGCAGGTCTACAGCACCTTCGCGGGAGGGCCGATCGGATGA
- a CDS encoding MCE family protein has translation MSRQRILTIAGAVVALALLVSGARLLGWLGGDDPDDLVVTADFADTTGVYVGNDVTYLGVRVGEIVRIEPQGATMRVVMHLAPDTRVPRDAGAEILQGSLVTDRYVELGPAWTDGPTLASGAHIAADHTRAPATVDEIAKAIDDLVLALDGGPEGPGSKGDKGLGDVLSAMARTLDGNGPHLRAALAESRDALATINAKAGDLTAVTDNLVALVDTLSERDRSIRDFTKAAADTGDVLADQRQELVATLDSLDELTRLADRFLKQNGGVLGDDLSGLADVVALVRSRQDSLAEAFDTMPTMAENFARAYDWDLGRLRVQFAFSAGPFSAAFRDHSCRVFAKALAGDGGTRICGLLFTEQGTGLLDPLLDGVYDGLPGAIP, from the coding sequence GTGAGCCGGCAGCGCATCCTCACGATCGCCGGGGCAGTCGTCGCGCTGGCCCTGCTCGTCTCCGGCGCCCGACTGCTCGGCTGGCTCGGTGGCGACGACCCCGACGACCTGGTCGTGACCGCCGACTTCGCCGACACGACCGGCGTGTACGTCGGCAACGACGTCACCTACCTCGGCGTGAGGGTCGGCGAGATCGTCCGGATCGAGCCGCAGGGCGCGACCATGCGGGTGGTCATGCACCTCGCCCCGGACACCCGGGTCCCCCGCGACGCGGGCGCCGAGATCCTGCAGGGCTCCCTGGTCACGGACCGGTACGTCGAGCTCGGGCCTGCCTGGACCGACGGGCCGACCCTCGCGTCCGGGGCCCACATCGCCGCCGACCACACCCGGGCGCCGGCCACCGTCGACGAGATCGCGAAGGCGATCGACGACCTGGTGCTCGCCCTCGACGGCGGTCCCGAGGGCCCGGGCAGCAAGGGCGACAAGGGCCTCGGTGACGTGCTCTCTGCCATGGCGAGGACGCTGGACGGCAACGGGCCGCACCTGCGGGCCGCGCTCGCCGAGAGCCGCGACGCACTGGCGACGATCAACGCCAAGGCCGGCGACCTGACCGCGGTCACCGACAACCTCGTCGCCCTGGTCGACACGCTCTCCGAGCGCGACCGGTCGATCCGCGACTTCACGAAGGCGGCCGCCGACACCGGCGACGTCCTCGCCGACCAGCGCCAGGAGCTGGTCGCGACCCTCGACAGCCTCGACGAGCTCACCCGGCTGGCCGACCGCTTCCTGAAGCAGAACGGCGGCGTCCTCGGCGACGACCTGTCGGGCCTCGCGGACGTGGTCGCCCTGGTCCGCTCCCGGCAGGACTCGCTGGCCGAGGCCTTCGACACGATGCCGACGATGGCGGAGAACTTCGCCCGCGCCTACGACTGGGACCTCGGCCGGCTTCGCGTGCAGTTCGCGTTCAGCGCCGGTCCGTTCTCCGCCGCCTTCCGCGACCACAGCTGCCGGGTCTTCGCGAAGGCGCTCGCCGGCGACGGCGGCACCCGGATCTGCGGGCTGCTCTTCACCGAGCAGGGCACCGGGCTGCTCGACCCGCTCCTCGACGGCGTCTACGACGGCCTGCCGGGGGCGATCCCGTGA
- the mreD gene encoding rod shape-determining protein MreD — protein sequence MNRRGRLVATLVSVFAALLLQVTVLPNFAWDIGGLGVVPDVVLLVVVATAVATDTRFATLTGFWAGLLLDVAPPADHLAGRWALALMVVGYVVGRLVHDNAGDVGAGSRFAREGVRRPPLLLALAAAAGGSFIGTSVYALTGLLLRDSGAAIGDLLPVALIALVLDVVAALVVVPASLWLLDRTTRDGLPRPTQRIRARA from the coding sequence GTGAACCGCCGCGGTCGGCTGGTCGCCACCCTCGTCTCGGTGTTCGCCGCCCTGCTGCTGCAGGTGACGGTGCTGCCGAACTTCGCCTGGGACATCGGCGGACTCGGCGTCGTCCCCGACGTGGTGCTGCTCGTGGTGGTCGCGACCGCCGTCGCCACGGACACGCGGTTCGCCACCCTGACCGGCTTCTGGGCCGGCCTGCTGCTCGACGTCGCGCCGCCGGCCGACCACCTCGCCGGCCGCTGGGCGCTCGCCCTCATGGTCGTCGGCTACGTCGTGGGCCGGCTCGTCCACGACAACGCCGGCGATGTCGGGGCCGGCAGCCGCTTCGCCCGCGAAGGCGTACGCCGCCCGCCGCTCCTGCTCGCCCTCGCCGCCGCGGCAGGCGGCTCGTTCATCGGCACGTCGGTCTACGCGCTGACCGGGCTGCTGCTGCGCGACTCCGGTGCCGCGATCGGCGACCTGCTGCCGGTCGCCCTGATCGCGCTCGTGCTCGACGTGGTGGCGGCCCTGGTCGTCGTCCCCGCCTCGTTGTGGCTGCTCGACCGCACCACCCGCGACGGCCTGCCGCGTCCCACCCAGCGGATCCGGGCCCGCGCCTGA
- a CDS encoding MCE family protein, with amino-acid sequence MGTLGRLAWPLRLVAALVVLGLLLLGVRAFAGDPAYHARLRHAAGLEPGDDVRMAGLRIGEVTAVTAERDQVDVRFSLTGAPGDLGVTADSTVQVKLLSILGERFLSLSPGEGAALGDDGTIAVEHAVDSYTIERFWLESTPQVEALDLDRVHRAVDVLATDLAVEPDALRDALDGIAGVSAIANDREQQLDELLTSIRKVTDLVLEQSDELDQVLAHGTTVMLMVQQRKETLRALLSDAHRFVTGLTALVRATAPQLKPALRDLRTVLKVLDEHTALLDRTLELAGPTMRVFTNATGDGPWLGVNAPWAIVPDDLVCSISPEDCK; translated from the coding sequence ATGGGGACGCTCGGACGACTCGCCTGGCCGCTGCGCCTGGTCGCGGCCCTGGTCGTGCTCGGCCTGCTGCTGCTGGGTGTCCGCGCGTTCGCGGGCGATCCGGCGTACCACGCGCGGCTGCGGCACGCCGCGGGGCTGGAGCCCGGGGACGACGTACGGATGGCAGGGCTGAGGATCGGCGAGGTGACTGCGGTGACGGCCGAGCGCGACCAGGTCGACGTCCGGTTCAGCCTGACCGGCGCTCCCGGGGACCTCGGTGTCACCGCGGACAGCACCGTGCAGGTCAAGCTGCTCTCCATCCTCGGCGAGCGCTTCCTCTCGCTCAGCCCGGGCGAGGGCGCGGCGCTCGGCGACGACGGGACGATCGCCGTCGAGCACGCCGTGGACAGCTACACGATCGAGCGGTTCTGGCTGGAGTCCACTCCCCAGGTCGAGGCGCTCGACCTCGACCGGGTGCACCGCGCGGTCGACGTGCTGGCCACGGACCTCGCCGTCGAGCCGGACGCCCTGCGGGACGCTCTCGACGGCATCGCTGGGGTGTCCGCGATCGCCAACGACCGCGAGCAGCAGCTCGACGAGCTGCTCACCTCGATCCGCAAGGTCACCGACCTGGTCCTGGAGCAGAGCGACGAGCTCGACCAGGTCCTCGCCCACGGCACGACCGTGATGCTCATGGTCCAGCAGCGCAAGGAGACCCTGCGCGCGCTGCTCTCCGACGCGCACCGGTTCGTCACCGGCCTCACCGCACTGGTGCGGGCGACGGCACCCCAGCTCAAGCCGGCGCTGCGCGACCTGCGCACCGTGCTGAAGGTCCTCGACGAGCACACCGCGCTGCTCGACCGCACCCTCGAGCTCGCCGGCCCCACCATGCGGGTCTTCACCAACGCGACCGGCGACGGGCCCTGGCTCGGCGTGAACGCGCCCTGGGCGATCGTGCCCGACGACCTGGTCTGCTCGATCTCGCCGGAGGACTGCAAGTGA
- a CDS encoding MCE family protein, which translates to MSEFLFAHSKADPRALRLRLAALGVVGLLLLGALTGALGLQTLGIVSDDVRVTVQLPTVGDTLGINSDVKYDGLRVGRVVEVDPAGPSAEVLVAPEHAALIPAGVVARVLPGTLFGNEYVDLVSASATATPTATPTAAAGGAHLAEGAVVPADTSTATLRLMDTFSATQRLLAAVDPARWDLALSQLADALDGRGARIAELVRDGNGFLGRWADLHPQVREDLDLLARDTDLAGEVEPRLVKALRDTRPLARTFVQQQARISQLLADVPELLDGEDGVTTFLRDNAAATARLLNASAATLEVFAERYPAFAELLRKVPVLLRNGAEAVKDGRIQMEGVLAPQLLDPYDPADPKDCPTYRGLTGPCGGDHR; encoded by the coding sequence ATGAGCGAGTTCCTGTTCGCCCACAGCAAGGCCGACCCGCGCGCCCTGCGGCTGCGGCTGGCCGCGCTCGGCGTCGTCGGCCTCCTGCTGCTCGGCGCGCTCACCGGCGCGCTCGGCCTGCAGACCCTCGGCATCGTCAGCGACGACGTCCGGGTGACCGTCCAGCTCCCCACCGTCGGCGACACGCTCGGGATCAACTCCGACGTGAAGTACGACGGCCTGCGGGTCGGCCGCGTCGTCGAGGTCGATCCCGCCGGACCGAGCGCCGAGGTGCTGGTCGCACCCGAGCACGCCGCGCTGATCCCGGCGGGCGTGGTCGCGCGGGTGCTGCCGGGCACCCTGTTCGGCAACGAGTACGTCGACCTGGTGAGCGCGAGCGCCACCGCGACCCCCACCGCGACCCCCACCGCGGCCGCCGGCGGGGCACACCTGGCCGAGGGCGCCGTCGTGCCGGCGGACACCTCGACCGCGACGCTGCGGCTGATGGACACCTTCTCCGCGACCCAGCGGCTGCTCGCGGCCGTCGACCCGGCCCGGTGGGACCTCGCGCTGTCGCAGCTCGCCGACGCGCTGGACGGGCGGGGGGCACGGATCGCGGAGCTGGTCCGCGACGGCAACGGCTTCCTCGGCCGCTGGGCCGACCTGCACCCGCAGGTGCGCGAGGACCTCGACCTGCTCGCCCGCGACACCGACCTGGCCGGCGAGGTCGAGCCTCGGCTGGTGAAGGCACTGCGCGACACCCGGCCGCTGGCCCGGACCTTCGTGCAGCAGCAGGCGAGGATCTCGCAGCTGCTCGCCGACGTGCCCGAGCTCCTCGACGGCGAGGACGGCGTGACCACCTTCCTGCGTGACAACGCAGCTGCGACCGCGCGCCTGCTCAACGCCAGCGCCGCGACGCTCGAGGTGTTCGCCGAGCGGTACCCCGCCTTCGCCGAGCTCCTCCGCAAGGTGCCGGTCCTGCTGCGCAACGGCGCCGAAGCCGTCAAGGACGGCCGGATCCAGATGGAGGGCGTGCTCGCGCCCCAGCTGCTCGACCCGTACGACCCCGCCGACCCGAAGGACTGCCCCACCTACCGCGGACTCACCGGACCCTGCGGGGGTGACCACCGGTGA
- the mreC gene encoding rod shape-determining protein MreC has translation MAIDTRPPASRPNPQVRRTGTSRDADRDAGRPARSLVVALVLASAALMVVDKADGSPVDPVRRVVGEVVGPVQAGVSTLVRPLVDLPDTLRTNGSLRDDLGRLEAENADLRSKLDKAGYDDQRLADLQGLRALSGDIGYALVPARVIAIGPAQSFSSTVTLDAGSDAGLHPDMTVVAAEGLVGRITSVTAHTATVLLIVDDSSRVGGRIGDNQELGFVRGHGTLGTDDRLEMELADHNLVPKVGQSILTWGSEGGSPYVAGVPIGTVGKVYESLRETSYRAVITPAVDFTALDLVGVVVPYGTKGRVIEGGAQ, from the coding sequence ATGGCCATCGACACCCGTCCCCCCGCGAGCAGGCCGAACCCCCAGGTACGCCGTACCGGCACGTCCCGCGACGCCGACCGCGACGCCGGCCGCCCGGCCCGGTCGCTGGTGGTCGCCCTGGTGCTCGCGTCGGCGGCGCTGATGGTGGTCGACAAGGCCGACGGCTCACCGGTCGACCCGGTGCGTCGCGTCGTGGGCGAGGTCGTCGGTCCGGTCCAGGCCGGCGTCTCCACGCTCGTGCGCCCGCTCGTCGACCTGCCGGACACGCTGCGGACCAACGGCTCGCTGCGCGACGACCTCGGCAGGCTCGAGGCCGAGAACGCCGACCTGCGCAGCAAGCTCGACAAGGCCGGGTACGACGACCAGCGGCTCGCCGACCTCCAGGGGCTGCGCGCGCTGTCCGGCGACATCGGCTACGCCCTCGTGCCTGCGCGGGTGATCGCGATCGGTCCTGCGCAGTCCTTCTCCAGCACCGTCACCCTCGACGCCGGCTCCGACGCGGGCCTGCACCCCGACATGACCGTGGTCGCCGCGGAGGGCCTGGTCGGGCGGATCACCTCGGTGACCGCGCACACCGCCACGGTGCTGCTCATCGTGGACGACAGCTCCCGCGTGGGCGGCCGGATCGGCGACAACCAGGAGCTCGGGTTCGTCCGTGGGCACGGCACGCTCGGCACCGACGACCGGCTGGAGATGGAGCTCGCCGACCACAACCTGGTCCCCAAGGTCGGCCAGTCGATCCTGACCTGGGGCAGCGAGGGCGGCTCGCCGTACGTCGCCGGCGTCCCGATCGGCACCGTCGGCAAGGTCTACGAGTCGCTGCGGGAGACGTCCTACCGCGCCGTCATCACGCCGGCCGTCGACTTCACCGCGCTCGACCTGGTCGGCGTCGTGGTGCCCTACGGCACCAAGGGCCGCGTGATCGAGGGAGGCGCGCAGTGA
- a CDS encoding MCE family protein yields the protein MRRALAIVTLLVAGLTAGCGLTLEDVPLPDLVDGPTYAVTVEFTDALNLPVDAPVKLDGATVGQVTAVEAGDYVAEVELALSTSVRLRDTSRAEIRLTSPMGTAFVQLFPGDTGAVLADGATLPVAATGSAPDVTDLLSALSTVVTGGSFADISTIIDQLNAALTGNADDVRRLLHRLDTAVTDLNADFPRVDRLTAALDRLTIRLAGDLPDITRSLTALSGLVTTFDRQRAQLVTAMESLSRFDAVATPLTAAVREDLVAQLEDMEPVVRTLLAGRDDIDGVMTGLVAFAEGSDRAAPGDFANFDLTFLLDLQALSATGGAQ from the coding sequence GTGAGGCGCGCACTCGCCATCGTGACCCTCCTGGTCGCCGGCCTCACCGCCGGCTGCGGGCTGACCCTGGAGGACGTGCCGCTGCCGGACCTGGTCGACGGTCCGACGTACGCCGTCACGGTCGAGTTCACCGACGCGCTCAACCTCCCCGTGGATGCCCCGGTGAAGCTGGACGGCGCCACCGTCGGGCAGGTCACCGCGGTCGAGGCGGGCGACTACGTCGCCGAGGTCGAGCTCGCGCTGTCGACGTCCGTGCGGCTGCGCGACACCTCGCGCGCCGAGATCCGCCTGACCTCCCCCATGGGGACGGCGTTCGTGCAGCTCTTCCCCGGCGACACCGGAGCCGTGCTGGCCGACGGGGCAACCCTCCCGGTCGCCGCGACCGGCAGCGCACCCGACGTGACCGACCTGCTCAGCGCGCTGTCCACGGTGGTCACCGGCGGCAGCTTCGCCGACATCTCCACGATCATCGACCAGCTCAACGCGGCGCTGACCGGCAACGCCGACGACGTGCGACGCCTCCTGCACCGCCTCGACACCGCGGTCACCGACCTGAACGCAGACTTCCCGCGGGTCGACCGGCTGACCGCCGCGCTGGACCGGCTGACCATCCGGCTGGCCGGCGACCTGCCTGACATCACCCGCTCCCTCACCGCCCTCTCCGGGCTGGTCACCACCTTCGACCGGCAGCGCGCGCAGCTGGTCACGGCGATGGAGTCGCTGAGCCGGTTCGACGCCGTCGCCACGCCGCTGACCGCGGCCGTGCGCGAGGACCTCGTCGCCCAGCTCGAGGACATGGAACCGGTGGTCCGCACCCTGCTCGCCGGCCGCGACGACATCGACGGCGTGATGACCGGGCTGGTCGCCTTCGCCGAGGGCAGTGACCGGGCGGCACCCGGCGACTTCGCCAACTTCGACCTGACCTTCCTGCTCGACCTCCAGGCGCTGTCGGCGACCGGAGGTGCGCAGTGA
- a CDS encoding ABC transporter permease — MTAIEESVDKAVVGPLAGIGLQLVLAWRAVVALPVALTRYRGEIQRVLAEVTLGSGIFLVGGGVVGVVLLLSTLTGTEVGLEGYQGLDVIGLAPLTGFISGYANTRELAPMVAALGFAARIGCGFTSRLGAMRISEEIDALESMAIRPIPYLVSTRLVAAWIVVLPLYLIGLVGTYVATDLMVTTFYGQSAGTYDHYFRTFVAPVDVIYSAIKVVVLTTVVTLIHCYHGFTATGGPEGVGRATGRAIRASIISLTVVDILLTLLLWGADQQVQISG, encoded by the coding sequence GTGACGGCGATCGAGGAGAGCGTCGACAAGGCGGTCGTCGGGCCCCTGGCCGGCATCGGGCTGCAGCTCGTCCTGGCCTGGCGCGCGGTCGTGGCGCTGCCGGTCGCGCTCACCCGCTACCGCGGCGAGATCCAGCGGGTCCTGGCGGAGGTCACCCTCGGCTCGGGCATCTTCCTCGTCGGCGGCGGCGTCGTGGGCGTCGTGCTGCTGCTGTCGACGCTGACCGGCACCGAGGTCGGGCTCGAGGGCTACCAGGGCCTCGACGTGATCGGCCTGGCGCCGCTGACCGGGTTCATCTCGGGGTACGCCAACACCCGCGAGCTCGCGCCCATGGTCGCCGCACTCGGCTTCGCCGCCCGGATCGGCTGCGGCTTCACCTCCCGGCTCGGCGCGATGCGGATCAGCGAGGAGATCGACGCGCTCGAGTCGATGGCGATCCGCCCGATCCCCTACCTGGTCAGCACCCGCCTGGTCGCCGCGTGGATCGTCGTGCTGCCGCTCTACCTGATCGGCCTGGTCGGCACCTACGTCGCCACGGACCTGATGGTCACCACCTTCTACGGCCAGTCCGCCGGCACCTACGACCACTACTTCCGCACCTTCGTCGCCCCGGTCGACGTCATCTACTCCGCGATCAAGGTCGTCGTGCTGACCACGGTCGTGACCCTGATCCACTGCTACCACGGCTTCACCGCCACCGGCGGCCCCGAGGGCGTGGGCCGCGCGACCGGCCGCGCGATCCGGGCCAGCATCATCTCGCTCACCGTCGTCGACATCCTGCTGACGCTGCTCCTGTGGGGCGCGGACCAGCAGGTCCAGATCTCGGGGTGA
- the ndk gene encoding nucleoside-diphosphate kinase yields MTQRTLVLLKPDAVRRGLVGNVLARFEAKGLVIVAMEHRHIDAAMADAHYAEHVERDFYPPLRTFVTSGPLVALVLEGDEAIEVVRALNGATDGRKAAPGTIRGDLSLSNRENLVHGSDSPESAAREIALWFPGLA; encoded by the coding sequence GTGACCCAACGCACTCTCGTCCTGCTCAAGCCCGACGCGGTACGCCGTGGCCTGGTCGGCAACGTGCTGGCCCGGTTCGAGGCCAAGGGCCTGGTCATCGTCGCCATGGAGCACCGCCACATCGACGCGGCGATGGCCGACGCGCACTACGCCGAGCACGTCGAGCGCGACTTCTACCCGCCGCTGCGGACGTTCGTGACCAGCGGCCCGCTCGTCGCGCTGGTGCTCGAGGGCGACGAGGCGATCGAGGTCGTGCGCGCGCTCAACGGGGCGACCGACGGCCGCAAGGCGGCGCCGGGCACCATCCGCGGCGACCTGTCGCTGTCGAACCGCGAGAACCTGGTCCACGGCTCCGACTCGCCGGAGTCGGCCGCGCGCGAGATCGCGCTCTGGTTCCCCGGGCTCGCCTGA
- a CDS encoding MCE family protein codes for MSRQLSELRRHRGAALGVACFALVAVVLTSMVAGTLSRAQHGDAITVTAVFRDATGLRAGDDVRIAGVRVGRVTGTRLGSGDERGLAVVTMSVDAGQRLHDDVTASVDYLNLMGQRYVALARPDRTARAGRLTDGARIPLARTRPALDLTAMFNAFEPIFDLLQPADINQLATNIVEVLQGRGPTMAHLLDQTARLTSGIVDRDATLAKVVDNVTLVLDTTDEHRTEITRLVDGLASLTGGLAKDSDRIASSLDSIARLSATTADLVGEVRQPVTDVADLSAPWFRYLAQRRDLLVQTGAAVPRQLDTYLRTLGYGSYLNVYVCTLAAGGAGFPFRLDLGVTGNRHSTRCR; via the coding sequence GTGAGCCGCCAGCTGAGCGAGCTGCGCCGCCACCGCGGCGCCGCGCTCGGGGTCGCCTGCTTCGCGCTGGTCGCCGTCGTGCTGACCAGCATGGTCGCCGGCACCCTGTCCCGTGCCCAGCACGGCGACGCGATCACCGTCACCGCCGTGTTCCGCGACGCCACCGGGTTGCGCGCCGGCGACGACGTGCGGATCGCAGGGGTGAGGGTCGGCCGGGTCACCGGCACCCGCCTCGGCAGCGGCGATGAGCGCGGCCTCGCGGTCGTGACCATGAGCGTCGACGCGGGGCAGCGGCTGCACGACGACGTGACCGCGTCGGTCGACTACCTCAACCTGATGGGCCAGCGGTACGTCGCCCTGGCCCGGCCCGACCGCACGGCGAGGGCCGGACGGCTCACCGACGGCGCCCGTATCCCGCTCGCCCGCACCCGGCCCGCGCTCGACCTGACCGCGATGTTCAACGCCTTCGAGCCGATCTTCGACCTGCTGCAGCCCGCCGACATCAACCAGCTCGCGACCAACATCGTCGAGGTGCTGCAGGGCCGGGGCCCCACGATGGCGCACCTGCTGGACCAGACAGCGAGGCTCACCTCCGGCATCGTCGACCGTGACGCCACGCTCGCGAAGGTCGTCGACAACGTCACGCTGGTCCTCGACACCACCGACGAGCACCGCACCGAGATCACCCGCCTGGTCGACGGGCTGGCGTCCCTCACCGGCGGTCTCGCGAAGGACAGCGACCGGATCGCGAGCAGCCTCGACTCGATCGCCCGGCTCTCGGCCACGACGGCCGACCTGGTCGGCGAGGTCCGCCAGCCGGTCACCGACGTGGCCGACCTGAGTGCTCCGTGGTTCCGCTACCTCGCCCAGCGCCGCGACCTGCTCGTGCAGACGGGCGCGGCCGTCCCCCGGCAGCTGGACACCTACCTGCGCACGCTCGGCTACGGCAGCTACCTCAACGTCTACGTCTGCACGCTCGCTGCCGGCGGTGCCGGGTTCCCGTTCAGGCTCGACCTCGGCGTGACCGGCAACAGGCACTCCACGAGGTGCCGCTGA
- a CDS encoding rod shape-determining protein MreB codes for MRANSIIGRDMAVDLGTANTLVYVRRRGVLLDEPSVVALNDSTGEVIAVGHQAKQMLGRTPDNITALRPLRDGVIADFEATEQMLRHFIARVHRRRYFAKPRMVICVPSSITPVEQRAVKEAGYQAGARRVYVVEEPMAAAIGAGLPVHEATGNMIVDVGGGTTEVAVISLGGIVTSLSVRTAGDDLDAAIIAWMKKEHGVMLGERTAEDVKITLGSAFPRPGEPQGEVRGRDMVTGLPRTVEVTSADIRHALEEPLHAIVDAVRVTLDQTPPELAGDIMDRGIVLTGGGALLRGLDERIRHETGMPVHVAEDPLVSVAMGAGRCVEEFEALQQVLVTNQRRF; via the coding sequence GTGAGGGCGAACTCCATCATCGGCCGCGACATGGCCGTGGACCTCGGTACCGCCAACACGCTCGTCTACGTCCGCCGGCGCGGCGTGCTGCTCGACGAGCCGAGCGTGGTGGCACTCAACGACAGCACCGGCGAGGTGATCGCCGTCGGGCACCAGGCCAAGCAGATGCTGGGCCGCACCCCGGACAACATCACCGCCCTGCGCCCCCTGCGCGACGGCGTGATCGCCGACTTCGAGGCGACCGAGCAGATGCTGCGCCACTTCATCGCGCGCGTGCACCGTCGTCGCTACTTCGCCAAGCCCCGCATGGTCATCTGCGTCCCGAGCTCGATCACCCCGGTCGAGCAGCGCGCGGTCAAGGAGGCCGGCTACCAGGCCGGCGCCCGCCGCGTGTACGTCGTCGAGGAGCCGATGGCCGCCGCGATCGGCGCCGGGCTGCCGGTGCACGAGGCGACCGGCAACATGATCGTCGACGTCGGCGGCGGCACGACGGAGGTCGCCGTCATCTCGCTCGGCGGCATCGTCACCTCCCTCTCGGTCCGCACGGCCGGCGACGACCTCGACGCCGCGATCATCGCGTGGATGAAGAAGGAGCACGGCGTGATGCTCGGCGAGCGCACCGCCGAGGACGTCAAGATCACCCTCGGCTCGGCCTTCCCGCGCCCCGGTGAGCCCCAGGGCGAGGTCCGCGGCCGCGACATGGTCACCGGCCTGCCGCGCACGGTCGAGGTCACCAGCGCCGACATCCGGCACGCGCTCGAGGAGCCGCTGCACGCCATCGTCGACGCGGTCCGGGTCACCCTCGACCAGACGCCTCCCGAGCTCGCCGGCGACATCATGGACCGCGGCATCGTGCTGACCGGCGGCGGAGCGCTGCTGCGCGGCCTCGACGAGCGGATCCGCCACGAGACCGGCATGCCCGTGCACGTCGCCGAGGACCCGCTGGTCTCGGTCGCGATGGGTGCGGGTCGCTGCGTCGAGGAGTTCGAGGCCCTCCAGCAGGTGCTCGTGACCAACCAGCGACGGTTCTGA
- a CDS encoding MerR family transcriptional regulator — MSSVAGVDPAPRADDGGPLRTIDELAAAAGLTVRTTRYYASLGLLPPPARRGRMAWYDDTHLARLEMIRALQGHGFTLQAIEKYLASLPVDAGVEDLAVQRAMLTSWTVGEPQELTRRQLDQHAGRRLTDDEVTLIEEFGLLRVATDERGAVRFTPVHGFDVAVQLLEVDIPVAGMRAAGDAIERHMSALAEELTRVLRDEVIEPWRHASDHHSREDAEQLEATISTLRRLTLDAIVRGFQRSANKVIARSLHRA, encoded by the coding sequence ATGAGTTCTGTTGCCGGGGTCGACCCGGCGCCCCGGGCCGACGACGGCGGCCCGCTGCGCACCATCGACGAGCTGGCCGCGGCCGCCGGGCTGACCGTGCGGACGACCCGCTACTACGCCAGCCTCGGCCTGCTCCCGCCGCCGGCCCGGCGCGGCCGGATGGCGTGGTACGACGACACCCACCTCGCGCGCCTGGAGATGATCCGCGCGCTGCAGGGGCACGGCTTCACGCTCCAGGCGATCGAGAAGTACCTCGCCTCGCTGCCCGTCGACGCCGGCGTCGAGGACCTCGCGGTGCAGCGCGCGATGCTCACGTCGTGGACGGTGGGGGAGCCGCAGGAGCTGACCCGTCGCCAGCTCGACCAGCACGCCGGCCGCCGGCTCACCGACGACGAGGTGACCCTGATCGAGGAGTTCGGCCTGCTCCGGGTCGCGACCGACGAGCGTGGTGCGGTCCGCTTCACCCCGGTCCACGGCTTCGATGTCGCCGTCCAGCTGCTCGAGGTCGACATCCCCGTCGCCGGGATGCGGGCCGCCGGGGACGCGATCGAGCGGCACATGTCGGCGCTCGCCGAGGAGCTCACGCGGGTGCTGCGCGACGAGGTGATCGAGCCCTGGCGCCACGCCAGCGACCACCACTCCCGTGAGGACGCCGAGCAGCTCGAGGCCACCATCAGCACGCTGCGCCGGCTCACCCTCGACGCGATCGTGCGCGGCTTCCAGCGCTCTGCCAACAAGGTCATCGCGCGCTCGCTGCACCGTGCCTGA